The following proteins are encoded in a genomic region of Drosophila miranda strain MSH22 chromosome 4, D.miranda_PacBio2.1, whole genome shotgun sequence:
- the LOC108161357 gene encoding protein adenylyltransferase Fic — protein sequence MAMTILHATEKVNAEAEATTCPPSEKVKEQQQQQQQLQHSKTSKSVQIYRFALFFIAGSFAAFSFHALTSPSSWRLRQLHHLPNAHYLQTREEFAVYSVEELNAFKEFYDKSISDSVGASYSEAEQTNIKEALGALRLAQDMHLSGKDDKASRLFEHALALAPKHPEVLLRYGEFLEHNQRNIVLADQYYFQALTLCPSNSEALANRQRTAEVVQTLDERRLQSLDSKRDALSAIHESSSALRRAKKEAYFQHIYHSVGIEGNTMTLAQTRSILETRMAVDGKSIDEHNEILGMDLAMKYINASLVQKLEITIKDILELHRRVLGHVDPIEGGEFRRNQVYVGGHVPPGPGDLALLMQRFERWLNSDHSSSLHPVNYAAYAHYKLVHIHPFIDGNGRTSRLLMNTLLMRAGYPPVIIPKQQRSKYYHFLKLANEGDIRPFVRFIADCTEKTLDLYLWATSDLPQQIPMLIQTESEAGEQLAQMRSPHISAQSASIPEFYEFSGSGFQP from the exons ATGGCCATGACCATCCTTCATGCCACCGAGAAAGTGAACGCGGAAGCGGAAGCCACCACCTGTCCACCCTCTGAGAAGGTCAaggaacaacaacagcagcagcagcagctccaacaTTCCAAAACATCAAAAAGCGTTCAAATCTATCGTTTTGCTTTGTTCTTCATTGCGGGGAGCTTTGCTGCTTTTTCCTTTCACGCACTGACATCACCCAGCAGCTGGCGGCTGCGACAATTGCATCATCTACCCAATGCCCACTATCTGCAGACGAGGGAAGAGTTCGCTGTGTACTCGGTGGAGGAGTTGAACGCCTTCAAGGAGTTCTACGACAAGAGCATTAGCGACAGCGTTGGGGCCAGCTATTCGGAGGCGGAGCAGACCAACATAAAAGAGGCTTTGGGGGCATTGCGCCTGGCCCAGGATATGCACCTGTCGGGAAAGGATGACAAGGCCTCGCGATTGTTCGAGCATGCCCTGGCCCTGGCGCCCAAGCATCCAGAGGTGCTACTGCGCTATGGGGAGTTCTTGGAGCACAACCAACGCAACATCGTGCTGGCGGATCAGTACTACTTTCAAGCCTTAACCCTTTGTCCGAGCAACTCGGAGGCTCTGGCCAATCGCCAGCGCACGGCAGAAGTGGTGCAAACACTCGATGAGCGGCGTTTGCAATCCCTGGACTCTAAGAGAGATGCGCTGTCCGCTATACACGAGTCCAGCTCTGCTCTGCGTCGCGCCAAGAAGGAGGCCTACTTCCAGCACATCTACCATTCGGTGGGCATTGAGGGCAACACCATGACACTGGCCCAGACGCGATCCATTCTGGAGACTCGCATGGCCGTCGACGGCAAGTCCATCGATGAGCACAACGAAATCCTGGGCATGGATCTGGCCATGAAGTATATTAATGCGAGCCTCGTGCAAAA ATTGGAAATAACCATCAAGGACATCCTGGAGCTGCATCGCCGCGTTTTGGGACATGTGGATCCCATTGAGGGCGGAGAATTCAGACGGAATCAGGTCTATGTGGGTGGCCATGTGCCGCCCGGCCCTGGGGATCTGGCCCTGCTAATGCAGCGCTTCGAGCGGTGGCTGAATTCGGATCACAGCAGCTCCCTGCATCCTGTAAA CTATGCTGCCTATGCCCACTACAAGTTGGTGCACATACACCCCTTTATCGATGGCAATGGACGCACTTCGCGTCTCCTGATGAACACGCTGCTGATGAGGGCTGGCTATCCGCCCGTAATCATTCCCAAACAGCAGCGCAGCAAGTACTACCACTTCTTGAAGCTGGCAAATGAGGGAGACATACGCCCCTTTGTGCGTTTCATTGCGGACTGCACGGAAAAGACGCTGGACCTGTATTTGTGGGCCACCAGCGACCTGCCCCAACAGATACCCATGCTTATCCAAACGGAGAGTGAGGCGGGCGAGCAGCTGGCACAGATGAGGTCTCCACACATCTCCGCTCAAAGCGCATCAATACCGGAGTTTTACGAGTTCTCCGGCTCCGGCTTCCAGCCCTGA